The Notamacropus eugenii isolate mMacEug1 chromosome 4, mMacEug1.pri_v2, whole genome shotgun sequence DNA window ACAGTCCTGCGTTTCGACCTGCACTTGGAACAGCCCTGCATCCAGCCCTCTGACTGGTCCTTTGCCACGTCCCCTAAATTATACAATACCTAGTTCTGTGCCTATTCTTTCAAACAATGCACTGTTCAGCTTCTTAACTGGCACCCTGAACAATCAACAGGCTGGTGCCGCAGCTGTACCTCCAAATGGCTTCCCGGCAAATCCTTTGCCTTACTCCACAGCTGCCCCTTCAAGTAACCCAGGCTCTGGAACTGTCCATTTAGCTGCCCCTACTTGCAACAGTCCACTGCAGGGGCCTGCCTCTGACTCTAGTAATAGACCACTAGCAGTCAGTCCTATGATTGGCCCGACCAACAGTCTTCTTATGGGCCACAGTTCCCCAGTAGCCTCTGTAGGTAGTCCACTAACCGGCTCAATGGCTTCAATAAGCCCACTGTCCAGCTCACTGCCAGGCTCTGTGGATGCTCCCATGGCTGTTCCTCCAGCTACTTCCCCGTCTAGCACATTAATAGGTTCTTTAAGTAACCCTCCAAGCAATTTGTTGCCCAACCCGGTAATCAACAACATACTGCTTATCGACCCCAATCAACCCTGCTACCCTTTGAATGCAGCAAATCACAGCTCCTCTAATCCTGCGCCCTCAGCCAACATTTCTGCTTCCACTGCCACAGTCCCCAAAGGTAacaggtgggggtgggaggaggagagtgcCAGGGAAGAGTGATTGAGGTTAATAAGAGAGAAGGGACAGGAACTAGGAGACAAGAAGTCATGGGGATGGAGTGCTTTGGTACTGAAGTAACATACCCTGTTTCCTGATCCCACCACCTATTCGGATCTCATTCCTTGccttaatcatcatcatcattattaattataattaattattattctgACACTTCTCTAAATCTCATCTAACTTTAATATTCTGCCTTACTTTGCCTTCTCTATACTCACCAGTCAGAATTTCCACTGATGGTAAGAAAAGAACAGTCGGCTGGGAATCATCTTCAGATGTGGAACCTTTCGACATGGCTCTTCTGAGCCAGCCAAACCAGACTTCCACCCCCATTGGAACCATGACTGTTGGGACCCCCATCGCATCCTTCTTTGGATCCCCAGAAGCCTCGGCACAGTGTAATACCTCGATTCCCACCATGTCTTCTGTTTTGACCAGTGTTCCTGTAGCTGGTACTATTCCCACATCTGCCCATCCAGTTACCGTTGCTGTCCCTAATTCCCAACCTACAGTAGATGCCACCTCTCTTCACCAAGGTGCTCCCACATCTTCCCTCCACAATCATAATGCAGCTGTTTTCCAAAACATCTCCAATACCTCTCAGCCTTCCCCGGCACGTGCTGCCCTCGCTGCTCAcgtttccttttctcctccacatcCCCCACCTTCTCCACCACCACGTTCTACCATACCCTCTTCTTCTGGCAATAATGTCCGAGGGCCCCGTTCCTCAGAACCTACAAAAAAGAACGTCCTggagatggagaggaagatggCCCATTGGAAATCCAGTAAACTAAATGAAACTCCCAGAGGTCAGTGTTCCACCCCTACTGCTCATTTCCAAGGTGTGCATCAtataggctctctctctctctctctctctctctctctctctctctctctctctctctctctctctctcgctcgctctcgctctcgctctctgtctctgtctgtctctgtctgtctctctctatctctctgtctctctctctccccttctctctctgtctctgtctgtctctgtctctctgtctctgtctctctctctctctctctctccccctttctctcccctctccccttctctgtgtgtctctctctgtctctgtctctgtctctctctgctctctgtctctctctgcctctctgtctgtatctctctcaCACAGCTAAATATTTTTACCATGAACCATTCCTTTCCCCCAGTGCCTTCACAGACCCcatcttttgtactttttttcactttattaaaCTAGCCTCTCTTTCCCCCTGTCAAtcactgaccccttttattattcccttagccccctcctccctcctgccACCAACACTAGCCCTGTTTTGtctgcttccctcctcttctgctaacactctctccttctctgttagTCTTCCTCTTCTGACATAGTCTTATCCCTTTTCCTCAGACCCCAAGCAGGTGACATGGGAGCGTCTGGTTGGGGAGATTGCCTTCCAACTTGACCGTCGAATACTCTCCAATATCTTCCCTGAGAGAGTACGCCTCTACGGATTCACAGTCTCCAACATCCCTGAGAAAATTATTCAGGTCTGACCACAACCTCAAGTCTTGATCTCTGACCCCCTTCCCCATAGGTTTCACTAGCTCCAGCACCCCAGACCTTAGCACTCTGACTTCTTCCCCTAACTTCTCAGTAGGTGGTAAAAACTCCTGGGGTTTAGAACTACGCAAGTGTATGTTATACCCTGGGCTATAGACTGTCAGCTAATGTAATCCCATTGTGGGGTATGGACTAGCTATTTGTGGAAGCAACCAAGGGTTACAAAATTTCAGTCACCACTCCAGGTTGCAAGCAGTATAACATTACGGACAAGGTGAGGATAGTGGTTAGGGCAAGCTGGACTTGGTGACTTGAAAGTCAAGTATCAGGGCAAAGGGGAAGAATCATAGCATTTAGCCCAATATAGTACCCACGAAGTCTGCAGGGTAGCATCAGGAGATGGGATCAAAGGGTTAGCAAAACAcagaactcttttttttaagatttaaatttatttatttttagttttcaacattcatttccacaagattttgagttccaaattgtctccccatcttttccttctcccccatcccaaaatggcatgcattctgattaccccttcccccagtctaccctcccttttattagcaccccccttatccccttcccctttactttcttgaagggcattgcctatatatcttatttcccagttgcatataaaaacaattttttcacatttgtttttataactttgagttccaaattctctcccttcttccctccccacacacttccactgagaaggcaaacaattccatatagaattatacatgtgtagttatgcaaatcaCCTCTGTAATATTCGAAACATAGAACTCTTCCCTGGATCCAGGAGAGTTCAACAGTAATAGCTATTCTATCTGCTGCCTTCTAAACTCAGGTTTAGATCTGGTGCTCAACCTCCTTTTCATTCACTTCTGGCAAGACTTACTCTCAGTATTCTCTTGTAAGGCTACTATCTTAGGAAGAAAGGTGGAAATCTGAATATTCAGGGAGCTAGGTTGGAGACACCCTGCCACCCTTCTGCCATAACACATATGAAAAGTGGACCAGGGGCCCTAGTTGCAGGAACTTCAGATTTTCCTGGTCCTGGATtagtttattatttctttttatctcttgtacTTCAGACTGGCATATTTCTCAGTATCTTTTGTAATCACCACTAGTTTATTGAAAATAAAGCAACATTTTTGTAAATTAAAGCATTAAAGAAATATGAGCACCCTCTCTTCTCTGGCTCATTGTGGATCAAGCTCACTGCCAACTTACTCTCTACTGTTCTGTTCATGAAATACATTCACAGACCTTGCAAAGTTAGCAGTTTCTGGTAAACAACATAGAGGAACAAAGGGGAAACTAGAGTTATCAAAATATCACAGAAGAGCCGTTCTTGTCTTCACATTATGGGCTGATCTGCGAATGtaattttcttattctctttttttagcTCAGCCATcaaatgccattttaaaaaatcagggtCTAGTGTTCATCTCTCCTCCCTATGCTGGAAGAAGGAATTCTTTGCATCTTGTACCATTTTGTCCATCAACTCTGACATTAGATTATTGGATGAGGAAAGAATTGAAATAAGAATCATTTGTATTACAGTAAGAAATCCTTTCCCCCCAGAATCCCTTAATTGcccttttcatttacatttaatAATGCATTACTCAATGCATTAACCTCACAAGTTCTCCCTTCCatcttaaaatagaaaatattaattctttatttcaacatctttcctgaagGTTTGTGGATGAAAAGTCTTAAGTAGTAGCAAGAGAAATTGTCAAATGTGTATATTTCCAGGACTATGATCTATAGCTTCATGGAATTCCGGTAGCTTCCATAACTATATCTGTAGCTTGGAATGAACACTTTTCATTGTGTTTAACCATTttgcacaaaatgacagaattggaGTTCTACTGTGACCAGGAACCCAGAACAACCATTGattatcatttctacttttgGAGGTCTAACtgataggaagtttttccttacattaattCTAAAGATGCCTCTCTACAACTTTTGCCCCTGTTCTAAATTCTACCCTCTGGGACTGAGGAGGATAAACTTAATCTCTCTTTTACATGAAAGTCCTTCAAATAATTTGAAGGCAACTAATTTGGGCCCTCCGTAACTTTTTCCTTCAAAGCTAATCATCTTCAGTTCCTTTCAATGATCCTCTTAAGACATATTGTCTTGTCCTCTCACCATCCTGGTGTGGATGAGCTCTAATTTATCAATAATCTTTGTAAAATGTGGCACCTATAACCAAGCACTATATTCCGGATGTGGTCTGGCTAAGGCAGAGTGCAAGCATATTTTCAGCTCCCTCGTTCTTAATATTCTGTCTCTATTAATCTGGTCTAAGATTGTATTAGCTTTTTTAGCTGCCATATTAAATTACTGACTCACATTGACTTTGCAGTTGATTAAAACCTCCATAACTTTTGCCACATAAACTTTCAAGATATGTATCCCCTATCCTACATTTATTCGACTGACCTTTGAACTCTGTTATAAAATTTTACATTGATTTCTATAAAATTTAACTTCTTAGAGGCAGTCCAGTCTTTTAAATTAAGTTCTTTTTATATGCTAACTATATCATCTAAACTCTTAGCTTTCCCTTCCATCTTTGTGCCACCGACAAATTTAAAAAGCATACCATTCATGAGTTTACTCAAGTCATAGATTCTTTGGACAGGaccaaaaatcaaaattatctggcaCTCCACTGGAGATCTCTGTACAAGCTGACATGGACCCATTAATCAGTCTTTTGAGTTAAGTCATTCAGCCTGTCCCAAATTTATGTAATTATACTAGAACTCAAGCcacatctctccattttttccttaGGGGTATGAGGCTTTGTCAGATGACTTTCTAAAATTCATATACTCTCTCCCCAGAATTTCTCTGAACTGCCAGTCTAGTGAatctgtcaaaaaaagaaataagattagtTTTGCATATCTTGTTCTTAAAGAAGTCATGTTGGTGTTTAGTAATTActacttccctttctaaatgcttaTCAACTGTTTCTTTAATAAAACTTTCGTAGTAGGTGTGCCCACATACACTCCTGGAAAGAAGACCctctttgtcctctctctcctgaaCAAGGTGTGATATTCCCTGTCAGTTCTGACAAGACATGATGTCACCTTATCGTGTGTATGTGTTGCCTGTGGACACCACATATTTAATGAAGTTCATGGCTAGTTCATACATTTTAACTGTACAACATCCCTAATGTAGAGAGAAACACTACTTATAGAGATACTCAGTTCCCTGGAGAGGGAGAAATTACGCCAGGTGGAGACAGAGCTCTTTAGCCAAGCCAAGGACATAGATCAAGCCAGGACCTGGAACCTAAGGAGCAGCTCAGCATAGAGCCATGACAAAGGAGCAAACCTAGATCTGGCCCTTCAGTAATACTGTGATACATGCGGAATATATAGCTCCAGGAAAGGGGAATTGACTCTCTAGTGATCCCAGCTTTATCCTCCTCATTGGGGACCTCTACCCAGTATAGTGCATTATAAGTCTAAAGGGCTGTAATATGCCTTGAAAAAGGTAGCCcttggggcagataggtggccagccctggaatcagggagtcctgagttcaaatcctcagatacttaccagctgtgtgaccttaagtaagcaagtcacttaaacccaattgcttccaaaaaagaaaaaggaaaacataaagcTTATGATAGAGGAGGGTTCTTTGCTTCTTAGGCAACCCCAAGTTTTTCCCCTtgcagagaggaaaaggagaatcaTAAAATAGTATTATAAGTAGTGTAGTACTTAGGTAAGGtccactggaaaaggaatggAAATTGTTTTGACGGTTTATGGGTCATTTCGTATGGTTCTTTTGTAAGATTTGATAAAACCTTCACATTCTCCAGCTCATCAATATCTTCCTTAAGCCATAGAACCCCCAAATTAGCACAGTATTCCGTGTGAGGTCTGATGAGAGCAGAGTAGACAAGAATTATCACTTCTTTATGCATGGAAGTTATACCTCTCCTAAAGAAGCCCAAGATTACATTAGCCTTTTTGACTGCCATCACATTGAGTCATTGTGACTCAGTGAGCTTGCTGTCCGCTAAAATCTTTTCAGAACAATCACTATTTCTCCCATTTTGGATTTGAAAGATTGGTATTTGTGCCCAAGCGTAAGGTTTTACATTGATCTCATTGAATTACATATGAATAGATTCAGCTCAATGCTCTATCCTATCACAGTCCTTTTGGATGCTGGCAGTGTGTTATCTATCCTATCTGGACTTATGTCATCTTCAAATCTGAGAAGAAAGCCTTCTGTAcatccaagtcattgacaaaactggggcttttattttaaatttttggtgaTACTTCTTGTTTTTTAACATCACCCTCATTTATGAATATATTCTGCTCTCCACCCCTACTTAGTAGGTCATTCTTtgaaacaaaaagaggaaaaaaacagctCAGCTAAACTAACCAACCCATTGAGTCTAATAGCATATGCAACATTACATAACCGCAGTCTTCCATCTTCGCAAAGTagaaaggaacattttttttaatcttttttttaaggacCAAACTTGCTTATAAATCATTTAAAGCATTCAGTGTTTGTTGTCATTGCTACTGTTGTTTcagacattatatatatattgttttcctagtttgGTTTGTTTCATTGTGCATCATTGTGCATACATTTTCCCATCTTCAAATATATTGTTTCTTGTAACAAAGTTATATACAGTTAAAttcaattatttatattattaagcAACATGGGGCCAACTCTAGATCCCCAGGGAACCCCACTGGAGACCTCCCACACTAACAATGAAACATTAATAAccactctttttttaaataaagccaGGCGTGTGACATGGTCAGGGTTGTGGCCAAAGACTGTTTTTGTCAGTTGTGTGAAGGTTGTATTGGAAAAGAGAGGAGCAGCTGTCAGACGAGTTAGGTCCAATTAGCCCAGGCAAGAAGTAATGCCAGACTAAACTAGAGTGGTGATCATAAAATTTAATGAAGGAAATAGATATAAGAAATGTTGCAGAGATAGATCTGGAAGGACTTGGAAACTGATAGATGTAGGAGTCAAAGAGGGAAGAAGCAGAGGgggctctcagcctacagacatgGGTAATTGGGAGGGCCATGTTGCCCTCCACAGAGATGGCAAAGTTTGCACCAGTTTATTGGGGGAAAGGTGATGAAACCTTTATCGATTCCCCAACTCCTAGTAACCTTCCTTCCAAATTTGCATGATATTTACTGTGTGTATattcctttacacacacacacacacacacacacacacacacacacgcacacacacgcacacacacacatttcagacgatactccttgagagcaaaggtAATTTTATCTTTATCCTTGTATCTCCCAGtatctggtacacagtaggtgcttaacaaatgcttgtttgattTATTGACTTCCGTTTTGAACTTCTTGGACTTACAGTACTGATATTGACATCTCAGTAGAAAGATCCGGAAGACAGTTAGAGATGTAGAATTCAGGTTtaggagagaagttagggctAGATAACAGTGGGGCTAGATTTGGCAGAAGGCTTAGAACAGCCACATCAAGGAATGTGAGAGGAGGTCAGTCAGGGCAAATACAAGGATCACCATGCCACACAGTGATGGTCCAGTTGAACTTGGATAATACAATTTAGTCTTGTGGTACCGTCTTATTGCTCCGGAATTTGGGGAGTAACCATGGAGAAGGGGTGATCCAACACTGATGATTGGCAGAGAATGAacagtggaaagaaaggggagcAAAGATTTCAAGAGGGGAGGGCAGTGCTTAGTTAACTGATGAACTATAGAATTACTTttgaaggaaagtgaggccaaacATGGGTACTGGACTGAGTGAACAGAGCAGTATGGAGGGACTAGAAAtctcagagaaaacaaaaaataagtttaGGAACCAGACAAAGAGAGATAATTAGAGGCATCTAAGTagtagatagaacattggacctggagacagtaagatctaagttcaaatcttgcctcagacactagttatatgaccatggtcaagtcacttaatcattgtctgcttcagtttcctcatcttgaaaatgggaacaaaaacacccacctcctaaggttgttgtaagggtcaaatgagataatatttgtaaactttgtaaaccttaaaacaaggatagagtactgggccagCATTCAgaagtgtctgagttcaaatccagtctcagatacttattagctgtgtaaccctgggcaagtcatttatcttctacttgcctcagtttcctcaactgtaaaatggggacaataacccTACTTGCCCTGcagagttgttgagaggatccaaagagataacatttgtaaagtgcttagcatagtgcttggcatagtaGTAGGTTCTATATTATATAGTAGTaggttacatatatacatacatatatatagtaggTTCTATATTAGTACTTATCCCTCTCTCATACCACAAAGGTATATTTTTCAATAACAGTATCAGTTTGGTGTATAGGGTTTTCAAGGAGGACTATCACCTCTTTTGTGAGGGCCTGCTGacctcttttcagggctgctcatctccCTTTGGTGTCTATCTGATTCACCCAATTCTCACTTGtgccaagaagctgtagtatgcacAGCACAGGCACCCCTGGTAAAATCGTCTCAGCAAATAGTCTAACCCAGGTTGAGGGCAACCAATAGGCCTCCAATCCTTTTGTGAGCTAGACGGACATCTCCCCAggcatatgaagactttccctggtggaatgggtggatgaaaacaatttgttcaacGGGTCATGAAGGAGGcattgtggagcacttagagctcaatcagacatcaaagatgtgaaggtcatccactgcatccggGATCATCacccagtcatcttgacttttgtcttgtctctgcactttgatgactctggaagagagggggaggctgatgactttgtacaactctgtctcgcttaaatccaattcatgagcaaatcaagacatgatgtcattggtcttcttcagaaatgaaagatgaacaataaaagttagctattagcattattatcactaacattattattattagagaggGGAATGTCAAACTCAGGATCATGGACATAGAAAATCTGAGCAAGGTGGTGAGCTCTAAAATATGACTACTACCCCTAGACTAAGTGGCTGAATCATAAGGAGATGTAAACCAAAGGAGTGGAAGAAGCTGATTAACTTGGGAGAAGGTCAGGGTATCCAACGAGACATCTACCTGAATATTAAACCCCTTAGGACTTAGGAAGGGGTCAAGGTAGAGACGAAGCCTATGAGCTAGGTTCTGAATTCCTTGGGAAATGAAGTGTAACCTAGAGGCTGAGAGGTAACATCATGTTGGATTTGGATAAAGTGATAAAGGCAAACGGGGGGAACCtaaaaggaagagaggttactAAAAGCTTGGGGCAGAGGGAGGTTCTGTAAATGGCaataagggagcaaggaataggatGCCTCCTCCTCTTGGCCCAATATGGCAAGTGATATGAGAAAAAGAATGGCCAATGCTGGAGAGGGTGTCGCAGCTTGAAGTCTCTTGCAGAAGATTACAAATTTCCTTGAGTGACAGCTTAGAGGAGTATAAAAAGAAGGAAGTCAGAACGAAAGGGAGTATGTTAAAAATTAGGTGGAAGTTCCAAAAACATAATAGAAAGACAAATCTGAAGAAGACaataagaaaaagatgaagtgaagTTGAAGGGGAATAGGGTTGCTGTTTTGGGTAGATGGTAGCACTAAATAGtcatagaaatttaaagaatggGAAATGTGAGTGTACTATCCATAAGGCAAAAGATATACCAGTCAACTGGTTGACTCAAATGACTGGATTCAGGTACAAAAGATGAAAGGCAGCTgagtggcatagtggagagaggagtaaggaagactccttttcctgaattcaaatctgccctcagatacttgctagctgggtgaccctgggcaagtcacttaaccctgtttgcttgaggttcctcatttataaaatgaactggagaaggaaatggcaaaacactctaatatctttgccaagaaaaccccaaagggagtcacaaagagttagacatgacaaaacaacaacacaaGAGATGAATGGTCTTGTAATAAAGGAGACTACCAATTCTGGGTAATCCACAGCAAGGATACCCACTAAACATATTCCCATAGCTTTGGGGGTTATTTCTGCTTCTTCAGAAATCATGATGCTCTACAATTTGTAGTTCTGTAACATCTCTGAGGGAATAATGTGGTAAAGAGATGGACTTGTGGAAATGAACTCTAAGAGCATTGAAGTTATTATGTGGTTTCTTATCCAATATGATTTCCTCAGCTTACTCAAATCTGGGGGTAGGACCTAttcatagatggatagataagcTATCTGTCCATTCAGCTACTTGTTATAGTCTGAGCATTATCTGTCAATGTGACTCTTTAGATCAATCTCTTTGACATTGCCCTGGATTTCATTGAGTAGGCTTTGTAGTAAGCTGGGATTTAAAGTCATTAGCAGCAATAACTGGCACTTAGATAACTCTTTTTTGTCTGTGAAGAGGAATATTTGGATAACTTTACCATGAAACgggaatctgttttgttttgtctctatGCAGCATATCTTCCATGACACCGGAGAATACCTTAGATGAGCATGTCTCCTCCCTTTATAACTGACATGGTGTCAATATCCAGTGGTTTGTAGGATAAAGTCATCTCTATAGTTAAATCTGTTGTAGAGTCTTGTATGATGTTTATGTTTGCTTGAGAGAGACTTCAAactgcattttgttttattgaatcaaatgtttgttgaagtttttttttttaaaggacccTGAAGCAGTAGACATGGCAGGACCTGATTTTCTACATCAGtcgtaaagaaagaaaagagaggaaggatggatagaatttGAGGTGAAACCTAGTTTGGGGGAGAAAAATGTTTAATTCGTTATGAAAAATAACAGAACCCAACAACCTAAAATTCTACAGGGGAAGTTAGTTCAAATTGTTGGAAATATTCTGCAATAAAATTCTAATGACACAAATACCAACAAttatgaagaagaaagagggaaacttAAGACTCCTGATATGAACAATAAGAAACTAATTGACCCCTTTAGAGTTTTAAAAGATATACATTGAAAATGAAAGTAAGGCAGCTACTGATTCATATAAAAGAGTGGCATAATCCTATAAGAATAGTGTCTGGCTCAATAAACCTCTTAATGAACTGAGGTTACCATTGAATACTAGCCAAAACAAAGAGGCAAAGCAGCATGTACAGTGGAAAGTGGTAcatttaaagtcagaggacccGAGTTTCAGTATGATCCTTGGAGAAATCACTCAACTtcattggacctcagtttccccatctctaaaattaaGGCAAtcgggattaagtgatttgcccagggtcacacagcttcaaATCTCCCTCTTTGCAACTTGTACCCAGAGTTCTTAAAGAAATTCATCCTTCTGAGACTGAGCAGAGCAAATCTGATTCcttgacagcctttcaaatatttggagaatGCTTACATACTTTCCCTAAATCATCTTCTCAAAGTTGAATATccccagtttctttaactgaTCCTTCTATATGAAAACTCCAAGGCGGAATCATCCTGATTTGCTCTCCACTGAACACACTATAGCTTCTCCATTGTACTTTTTCATATGTAGTTTTCCAAACTAACCCTATCACTCCTGATATGGTCTGGCAAAGGCAGGATAGACCAGGATTATCAGCACCCTAATCCTGAATACTGAACCTTTACATACAGGTGTGCTTTACTTTTGATGAAATTaagtgctgccttcttagagatgaaaaGACTAACCTGCTGGTAAACCATGTGGaggtctcatttttcatttagcagcttctgaatttccctatcattaaaaaaaattacctctaCATAATCTAGCCTAAGATTGTATTGACTCTTTTTTAGCTACCACATCATACTGTTGTTTTAAATTGAGTTTGAAATCTACTGACCTCcccagatcttttccaatgaACTGCTCTCTAGACACAGTTCCCTTATTTTCTGCTTGTGAAATTAGACTTTTTAGAACCCAATTTTAAAACTATGACATGTAATGTATTAGCTGTTCCTCTCAACTTTGTTTTTTGTCTGCCAATTTTATGAATTTGGTCTATGCCTTTCTCCATAGCAAACGGGAGTAACTGATCCCAAAGAGTTTCTCACTATCAAGTATAAGGTTACAATTAATTTCTTTCTCAGAGATGTGAGCAATTTTCTAATATGATGGTGCAGTAACTAGGCTGGTTATTTCTGCCACAAACTTCTGATGGAATCCCATCATAGCTCTATCCTGGAAAGGGGAAGCTGCAAGTCAGGGAAAATAATGTTgagtactaggaatacaaaaaaagaaagccaaccaACCTCTGCCCTCACAGAATTTACattaatagagaaaaataacaCACATAGAGGAGATGGGGCCAGGGAAGAAGGAGAATCATTTTGGATAGGGAAATCAGAGGGAATGATGATTGGCAAATGATGGACACAAATGGTAATGTTATTAATTAGATAACTTT harbors:
- the SPATC1 gene encoding speriolin — encoded protein: MPPTSSGRRPRPPGCCHSSTVSPPICWAMSLLSNYEGLRHQIERLVRENEELKKLVKLIRENHELKSAIKTQAGAMGISGLSNMLNEGAPDSASPTSDRVFPPSSPESTQDHGLDELGILSSFAEILNNSQSCVSTCTWNSPASSPLTGPLPRPLNYTIPSSVPILSNNALFSFLTGTLNNQQAGAAAVPPNGFPANPLPYSTAAPSSNPGSGTVHLAAPTCNSPLQGPASDSSNRPLAVSPMIGPTNSLLMGHSSPVASVGSPLTGSMASISPLSSSLPGSVDAPMAVPPATSPSSTLIGSLSNPPSNLLPNPVINNILLIDPNQPCYPLNAANHSSSNPAPSANISASTATVPKVRISTDGKKRTVGWESSSDVEPFDMALLSQPNQTSTPIGTMTVGTPIASFFGSPEASAQCNTSIPTMSSVLTSVPVAGTIPTSAHPVTVAVPNSQPTVDATSLHQGAPTSSLHNHNAAVFQNISNTSQPSPARAALAAHVSFSPPHPPPSPPPRSTIPSSSGNNVRGPRSSEPTKKNVLEMERKMAHWKSSKLNETPRDPKQVTWERLVGEIAFQLDRRILSNIFPERVRLYGFTVSNIPEKIIQASLKTSDHKLDEELCQTLTQRYVSVMNRLQSLGYNAQVHPGLTEQLVNAYGILRERPELAASEGGSYTMDFLKGVIIETVPPSMLSDTLLLLSCLNQLSQDDGKPMFIW